In one window of Pseudomonas sp. IAC-BECa141 DNA:
- a CDS encoding sensor histidine kinase, whose translation MPMSFSLTQMLLISAAYLAALFGVAWISERGMIPRAIIRHPLTYTLSLGVYASAWAFYGTVGLAYQYGYGFLSSYLGVSGAFLLAPVLLYPILKITRTYQLSSLADLFAFRFRSTWAGALTTIFMLIGVLPLLALQIQAVADSIGILTGEPVQNRVALAFCALIILFTIFFGSRHIATREKHEGLVFAIAFESVIKLVALGGVGLYALYGVFDGPQQLELWLLQNQTALAALHTPLQEGPWRTLLLVFFASAIVMPHMYHMTFTENLNPRSLVSASWGLPLFLLLMSLAVPLILWAGLKLGATTNPEYFTLGIGIAANSKSLALLAYVGGLSAASGLIIVTTLALSGMALNHLVLPLYQPPAEGNIYRWLKWTRRALIVAIIMAGFCFYLMLGAEQDLANLGIVAFVATLQFLPGVLSVLYWPTANRRGFIAGLLAGIVVWVVTMLLPLVGNLQGFYIPLLNMIYVLDDTSWHMAAIASLAANVLMFTLISLFTNASPEEASAAEACAVDNVRRPQRRELHAASPQEFATQLAKPLGAKAAQKEVEQALRDLYLPFDERRPYALRRLRDRIEANLSGLMGPSVAQDMVETFLPYKAGGENYVTEDIHFIESRLEDYHSRLTGLAAELDALRRYHRQTLQELPMGVCSLAKDQEILMWNKAMEELTGIAAQRVVGSRLSTIANPWKDLLQGFIHLPDEHLHKQHLALDGQTRWLNLHKAAIDEPLAPGNSGLVLLVEDLTETQMLEDKLVHSERLASIGRLAAGVAHEIGNPITGIACLAQNLREEREEDGELTEISGQILEQTKRVSRIVQSLMSFAHAGSHQHSDEPVCLAEVAQDAIGLLALNRRNFEVQFYNLCDPDHWVEGDPQRLAQVLINLLSNARDASPAGSAVRVKSEAGEHTVDLIVEDEGSGIPSSIMDRLFEPFFTTKDPGEGTGLGLALVYSIVEEHYGQITIDSPADVQSQRGTRIRVTLPRHVEATSAVN comes from the coding sequence ATGCCGATGAGCTTTAGCCTGACCCAGATGCTGCTGATCAGCGCCGCCTACCTGGCCGCGCTGTTCGGCGTGGCGTGGATCAGTGAACGAGGCATGATCCCGCGGGCGATCATTCGCCATCCGTTGACCTACACCCTGTCGCTCGGGGTCTACGCCAGTGCGTGGGCGTTTTATGGCACGGTGGGGCTGGCCTATCAGTACGGCTACGGCTTCCTGTCCAGTTATCTCGGGGTATCCGGCGCGTTTTTGCTGGCGCCGGTGCTGCTGTATCCGATCCTCAAGATCACCCGCACTTATCAACTGTCGTCGCTGGCGGACCTGTTCGCCTTCCGCTTCCGCAGCACCTGGGCCGGTGCGCTGACCACGATATTCATGCTGATCGGCGTCTTGCCGTTACTGGCGTTGCAGATCCAGGCCGTGGCCGACTCGATCGGCATCCTCACCGGCGAGCCGGTGCAGAATCGCGTGGCCCTGGCGTTTTGTGCGCTGATCATTCTGTTCACGATTTTCTTCGGCTCCCGGCACATCGCCACCCGTGAAAAGCACGAAGGACTCGTGTTCGCGATTGCTTTCGAATCGGTGATCAAACTGGTGGCCCTTGGCGGCGTCGGCCTCTACGCGCTGTACGGCGTATTCGACGGCCCGCAACAGCTTGAACTGTGGCTGTTGCAGAACCAGACCGCACTCGCCGCCCTGCACACGCCATTGCAGGAAGGCCCGTGGCGCACGTTGCTGTTGGTGTTTTTCGCCTCGGCGATCGTGATGCCGCACATGTATCACATGACCTTCACCGAAAACCTCAACCCGCGCTCGCTGGTCAGCGCGAGCTGGGGCCTGCCGCTGTTCCTGCTGTTGATGAGCCTGGCGGTGCCGCTGATTCTCTGGGCCGGCCTGAAACTCGGCGCCACCACCAATCCGGAATACTTCACCCTCGGCATCGGCATCGCCGCCAACAGCAAATCGCTGGCATTGCTGGCGTATGTCGGCGGCCTGTCGGCGGCCAGCGGCCTGATCATCGTCACCACGCTGGCCCTGTCGGGCATGGCCCTGAACCATCTGGTGCTGCCGCTCTACCAGCCGCCGGCCGAAGGCAATATCTATCGCTGGCTGAAATGGACCCGCCGGGCGCTGATCGTCGCGATCATCATGGCCGGCTTCTGCTTCTACCTGATGCTCGGCGCCGAGCAGGACCTGGCCAACCTCGGCATCGTCGCCTTCGTAGCGACCCTGCAATTCCTGCCGGGTGTACTGTCGGTGCTGTACTGGCCGACCGCCAATCGCCGCGGCTTTATCGCCGGTCTCCTGGCGGGAATTGTGGTGTGGGTCGTGACCATGCTGTTGCCGCTGGTCGGTAATCTGCAGGGTTTCTATATTCCGCTGCTGAACATGATCTACGTGCTGGACGATACGAGCTGGCACATGGCGGCCATCGCCTCGCTGGCGGCCAACGTCCTGATGTTCACGCTGATTTCGCTGTTCACCAATGCCAGCCCGGAAGAGGCCAGCGCTGCCGAAGCCTGTGCTGTGGATAACGTGCGCCGTCCGCAGCGCCGCGAATTGCACGCCGCCTCTCCGCAGGAATTCGCCACGCAACTGGCCAAGCCGCTGGGCGCCAAGGCTGCGCAGAAAGAAGTCGAACAGGCCCTGCGCGACCTTTATCTGCCGTTCGACGAGCGCCGCCCTTACGCCCTGCGCCGCCTGCGCGACCGGATCGAAGCCAACCTCTCCGGCCTGATGGGACCGAGCGTCGCCCAGGACATGGTGGAAACCTTCCTGCCGTACAAGGCCGGCGGAGAAAACTACGTCACCGAAGACATCCACTTCATTGAAAGCCGCCTGGAGGACTACCACTCGCGCCTGACCGGTCTGGCCGCCGAACTCGATGCACTGCGCCGCTACCACCGCCAGACCCTGCAGGAATTGCCAATGGGCGTCTGCTCGCTGGCCAAGGATCAGGAGATCCTGATGTGGAACAAGGCCATGGAAGAATTGACCGGGATTGCTGCGCAACGGGTGGTCGGCTCGCGCCTGAGCACCATCGCCAATCCGTGGAAAGACCTGCTGCAAGGCTTCATTCACCTGCCCGACGAGCACTTGCACAAACAGCATCTGGCCCTTGACGGCCAGACCCGTTGGCTGAACCTGCACAAAGCCGCGATCGACGAACCGCTGGCACCGGGCAACAGCGGCCTGGTGCTGCTGGTGGAAGACCTGACCGAAACCCAGATGCTCGAAGACAAGCTGGTGCACTCCGAGCGTCTGGCCAGCATTGGACGGCTCGCGGCCGGTGTGGCCCACGAAATCGGCAACCCGATCACCGGCATCGCCTGCCTCGCACAAAACCTGCGGGAAGAGCGCGAAGAAGATGGTGAGCTGACGGAAATCAGCGGTCAGATCCTCGAACAGACCAAACGCGTGTCACGCATCGTCCAGTCGCTGATGAGTTTTGCCCATGCCGGCAGTCATCAGCACAGTGACGAGCCCGTCTGTCTGGCGGAAGTGGCTCAGGACGCCATCGGCCTGCTGGCCCTGAACCGGCGCAATTTCGAAGTCCAGTTCTACAACCTGTGCGATCCCGATCACTGGGTCGAAGGCGACCCGCAGCGGCTCGCCCAGGTGCTGATCAATCTGCTCTCCAACGCCCGTGACGCCTCGCCTGCCGGCAGTGCAGTGCGGGTCAAGAGCGAAGCCGGCGAACACACGGTCGATCTGATCGTCGAAGACGAAGGCAGCGGTATTCCGTCGAGCATCATGGACCGATTGTTCGAACCCTTCTTCACCACCAAGGATCCTGGCGAAGGCACCGGTCTGGGCCTTGCACTGGTCTATTCCATCGTTGAAGAGCATTATGGACAAATCACCATCGACAGCCCGGCTGATGTTCAGAGCCAGCGCGGCACCCGTATCCGGGTGACATTGCCGCGCCATGTCGAAGCGACGTCCGCTGTGAACTGA
- a CDS encoding Rieske (2Fe-2S) protein: MKFLCAGADLVEGGSRGFDIDGKKLFAVRRAGQAYVYLNRCPHRGVGLEWHPDQFLDPSNSLIQCATHGALFLIEDGECVAGPCAGQSLTTIPCREDAQGLWIDV; the protein is encoded by the coding sequence ATGAAGTTTCTCTGCGCGGGCGCCGATCTGGTTGAGGGCGGCAGCCGCGGTTTCGACATCGACGGGAAAAAACTGTTTGCCGTGCGCCGCGCGGGGCAGGCGTATGTCTACCTCAATCGGTGCCCGCATCGGGGCGTTGGCCTGGAATGGCACCCCGACCAGTTTCTGGATCCGAGCAACAGTCTGATCCAGTGCGCCACCCACGGCGCACTGTTTCTGATCGAGGACGGAGAATGTGTCGCCGGTCCGTGCGCCGGGCAATCGCTGACGACCATCCCCTGCCGTGAAGACGCACAAGGGCTGTGGATCGATGTTTAA
- a CDS encoding sigma-54-dependent transcriptional regulator encodes MPHILIVEDETIIRSALRRLLERNQYQVSEAGSVQEAQERFSIPTFDLIVSDLRLPGAPGTELIKLGEGTPVLIMTSYASLRSAVDSMKMGAVDYIAKPFDHDEMLQAVARILRDRQSAPAASEAAPAKSANGSGKSAIDNSNGEIGIIGSCPPMQDLYGKIRKVAPTDSNVLIQGESGTGKELVARALHNLSKRAKAPMISVNCAAIPESLIESELFGHEKGAFTGASAGRAGLVEAADGGTLFLDEIGELPLEAQARLLRVLQEGEIRRVGSVQSQKVDVRLIAATHRDLKSLAKIGQFREDLYYRLHVIALKLPALRERGADVNEIANAFLARQSARINRTDLKFAADAEQAIRHYSWPGNVRELENAVERAVILSESPEISADLLGIDIELGDLEDDEFIGLPAQTPGNASSSHEPTEDLSLEDYFQHFVLEHQDHMTETELARKLGVSRKCLWERRQRLGIPRRKTGVASES; translated from the coding sequence ATGCCGCACATTTTGATCGTCGAAGACGAAACCATTATCCGCTCCGCCTTGCGCCGCCTGCTGGAACGTAACCAGTACCAGGTCAGCGAAGCCGGTTCAGTGCAGGAAGCACAAGAACGCTTCAGTATTCCCACGTTCGATCTGATCGTCAGCGACCTGCGACTGCCGGGCGCTCCGGGCACCGAGCTGATCAAGCTCGGCGAGGGCACGCCGGTTTTGATCATGACCAGCTACGCCAGTCTGCGCTCGGCGGTCGACTCGATGAAGATGGGCGCGGTGGATTACATCGCCAAGCCCTTCGACCACGACGAAATGCTTCAGGCTGTCGCGCGGATCCTGCGTGATCGCCAGTCGGCGCCTGCCGCCAGCGAAGCAGCTCCCGCCAAATCGGCCAATGGCAGCGGTAAATCCGCCATCGACAACAGCAACGGCGAAATCGGCATCATCGGCTCGTGTCCGCCGATGCAGGACCTTTACGGCAAGATCCGTAAAGTCGCGCCAACCGATTCCAACGTGCTGATCCAGGGCGAGTCCGGTACCGGTAAAGAACTGGTGGCCCGCGCTCTGCACAACCTGTCGAAACGCGCCAAAGCACCGATGATCTCGGTGAACTGCGCAGCCATTCCGGAAAGCCTGATCGAGTCCGAACTGTTCGGTCACGAAAAAGGCGCGTTCACCGGCGCCAGCGCGGGTCGCGCCGGTCTGGTGGAAGCGGCGGACGGCGGCACGCTGTTCCTCGACGAGATCGGCGAATTGCCACTGGAAGCCCAGGCCCGGTTGCTGCGCGTACTGCAGGAAGGCGAGATTCGCCGGGTGGGCTCGGTTCAGTCGCAGAAAGTCGATGTCCGGTTGATCGCCGCGACCCACCGGGATCTCAAGAGTCTGGCGAAAATCGGCCAGTTCCGCGAAGACTTGTACTACCGCCTCCACGTGATCGCGCTGAAACTGCCCGCCCTGCGCGAGCGCGGCGCCGACGTCAACGAAATCGCCAATGCGTTCCTCGCTCGTCAAAGCGCCCGCATCAACCGCACCGACCTGAAATTTGCCGCCGATGCCGAGCAGGCAATCCGTCACTATTCCTGGCCGGGTAACGTGCGGGAGCTGGAAAACGCCGTTGAGCGCGCGGTGATTCTGAGCGAAAGCCCGGAAATCTCTGCCGACCTGCTGGGCATCGACATCGAACTGGGCGATCTGGAGGACGACGAATTCATCGGCCTGCCGGCGCAAACGCCCGGTAACGCCAGCAGCAGCCACGAGCCGACCGAAGACCTGTCGCTGGAAGACTACTTCCAGCACTTCGTGCTCGAACATCAGGACCACATGACCGAGACCGAACTGGCGCGCAAACTGGGCGTCAGCCGCAAATGCCTGTGGGAACGCCGTCAGCGTCTGGGCATTCCACGGCGCAAGACCGGGGTCGCCAGCGAGAGCTGA
- a CDS encoding pyridoxal phosphate-dependent aminotransferase, producing MAQPYSARSRAIEPFHVMALLARANELQAAGHDVIHLEIGEPDFTTAEPIIRAGQQALTAGKTRYTAARGIPELREAISGFYQTRYGLSIDPRRILITPGGSGALLLASALLVDPGKHWLLADPGYPCNRHFLRLVEGAAQLVPVGPDVRYQLTPDLVARHWDHDSVGALVASPANPTGTILTRDELAGLSTAIKARHGHLVVDEIYHGLTYGTDAASVLEVDDSAFVLNSFSKYFGMTGWRLGWLVAPDAAVSELEKLAQNLYISAPSMAQHAALACFEPDTIAILEERRAEFGRRRDFLLPALRELGFNIAVEPEGAFYLYADISQFGGDAFAFCRHFLETEHVAFTPGLDFGRYQAGHHVRFAYTQNLPRLQEAVERIARGLKSWQS from the coding sequence ATGGCTCAGCCCTACAGTGCGCGCAGTCGTGCGATCGAACCGTTCCATGTGATGGCGCTGCTGGCGCGGGCCAATGAATTGCAGGCCGCCGGCCACGACGTGATCCACCTGGAAATCGGCGAACCGGACTTCACCACGGCCGAGCCGATCATCCGCGCCGGGCAACAAGCCCTGACGGCGGGCAAAACCCGCTACACCGCGGCCCGTGGCATTCCCGAGCTGCGCGAGGCGATTTCCGGCTTCTATCAAACGCGCTACGGCCTGAGCATCGATCCTCGCCGGATTCTCATCACGCCCGGCGGTTCCGGCGCGCTGCTGCTGGCCAGCGCGTTGCTGGTGGATCCGGGCAAACACTGGCTGCTGGCCGACCCGGGCTATCCTTGCAACCGGCACTTTCTGCGACTGGTCGAGGGCGCGGCGCAGCTTGTACCGGTGGGCCCGGACGTTCGCTATCAACTGACGCCGGATCTGGTGGCGCGCCACTGGGATCACGACAGCGTCGGTGCGCTGGTTGCCTCGCCAGCCAACCCGACCGGTACGATTCTGACCCGCGATGAACTGGCCGGGTTATCCACAGCCATCAAGGCGCGTCACGGGCATCTGGTGGTGGACGAGATCTACCACGGCCTGACTTATGGCACCGACGCAGCCAGTGTGCTGGAAGTGGACGACAGTGCATTTGTCCTCAACAGTTTCTCCAAATATTTCGGCATGACCGGATGGCGTCTTGGCTGGCTGGTGGCGCCGGATGCGGCGGTCAGTGAGCTGGAAAAACTCGCGCAGAACCTCTACATCAGCGCGCCAAGCATGGCCCAGCATGCGGCGCTGGCCTGTTTCGAGCCGGACACCATCGCGATTCTTGAAGAGCGCCGCGCCGAATTCGGCCGTCGTCGCGACTTCCTGCTGCCGGCATTGCGTGAACTGGGTTTCAACATTGCCGTAGAGCCGGAAGGCGCGTTCTATTTGTATGCCGATATCAGCCAGTTCGGCGGCGATGCCTTCGCTTTCTGCCGACATTTCCTTGAAACCGAACATGTAGCGTTTACGCCGGGGCTGGACTTCGGTCGCTATCAGGCCGGTCATCATGTGCGCTTTGCCTACACGCAAAACCTCCCTCGCTTACAGGAAGCGGTGGAACGCATCGCTCGTGGCTTGAAGAGCTGGCAAAGCTGA
- a CDS encoding heme ABC transporter ATP-binding protein yields the protein MLRAHNLHIRRGRKTVLVDVSLQLEPGEVLGVLGPNGAGKSTLLGALCGELSAHDGEVLLDGEALSHWSGTQRAQRLAVLPQVSTLDFAFRVEEVVGMGRLPYQSGRLRDAEIVADALRAADAGHLSGRSYLALSGGERQRVHLARVLAQLWPGQTGQTLLLDEPTSMLDPLHQHTTLQAVREFADRGAAVLVILHDLNLAARYCDRILLLEGGRPVALDTPQQVLRPESLKAVFGLEVLVQSHPERGHPLIIAR from the coding sequence ATGTTGCGTGCGCACAACCTGCATATCCGCCGTGGCCGCAAGACCGTTCTGGTCGACGTCAGCCTGCAACTCGAACCGGGCGAGGTGCTTGGTGTGCTGGGCCCCAATGGCGCCGGCAAAAGTACCTTGCTCGGCGCGTTATGCGGTGAGCTGAGTGCACACGACGGGGAAGTGCTGCTGGACGGTGAGGCATTGAGCCATTGGAGCGGCACTCAGCGCGCCCAGCGGCTGGCCGTGTTGCCGCAGGTATCGACCTTGGATTTCGCTTTTCGTGTCGAAGAAGTGGTCGGCATGGGGCGGCTGCCTTATCAGAGCGGACGTTTGCGCGATGCGGAGATCGTCGCTGACGCTTTGCGGGCGGCCGATGCGGGGCATCTGAGCGGCCGCAGTTATCTGGCGCTGTCTGGCGGCGAGCGTCAGCGGGTGCATCTGGCGCGGGTGCTGGCGCAACTGTGGCCGGGGCAGACGGGGCAGACGTTGCTGCTCGACGAGCCGACGTCGATGCTTGATCCGTTACATCAACACACGACGCTGCAGGCGGTGCGCGAATTTGCCGATCGTGGCGCAGCGGTGCTGGTGATCCTGCATGATCTGAATCTGGCGGCGCGCTATTGTGATCGCATCCTGCTGCTGGAGGGCGGGCGCCCGGTGGCGCTGGATACGCCGCAACAGGTGTTGCGTCCGGAATCGCTGAAGGCGGTTTTCGGTCTGGAAGTGTTGGTGCAGTCGCACCCGGAGCGCGGGCATCCGCTGATCATCGCCCGTTGA
- the dksA gene encoding RNA polymerase-binding protein DksA, which yields MPTQAKQQASQTLSGFEPYVPEAGEEYMGAPMRAHFTKILTKWKLDLMQEVDRTVDHMKDEAANFPDPADRASQEEEFALELRARDRERKLIKKIDKTLQLIEDEEYGWCDSCGIEIGVKRLEARPTADMCVDCKNLAEIKEKQVGK from the coding sequence ATGCCCACCCAAGCAAAGCAACAGGCAAGTCAGACACTCAGCGGTTTCGAACCCTACGTCCCGGAAGCGGGCGAAGAGTACATGGGCGCTCCAATGCGCGCGCACTTCACCAAGATCCTGACCAAGTGGAAACTGGACTTGATGCAGGAAGTCGACCGCACTGTTGATCACATGAAAGACGAAGCGGCCAACTTTCCTGATCCGGCCGACCGTGCCAGCCAGGAAGAAGAGTTCGCCCTCGAGCTGCGCGCCCGCGATCGCGAGCGCAAACTGATCAAGAAGATCGACAAGACCCTGCAACTGATCGAAGACGAAGAGTACGGCTGGTGCGACTCTTGCGGCATCGAGATCGGGGTCAAGCGCCTTGAGGCCCGTCCGACTGCCGACATGTGCGTCGACTGCAAGAATCTGGCGGAAATCAAGGAAAAGCAGGTCGGCAAATAA
- a CDS encoding heme/hemin ABC transporter substrate-binding protein, giving the protein MRLTTRVAVLCVGLLVSHQAAAAELPQRWVSAGGALSEWVSALGGESRLVGVDTTSQHPQSLKSLPSIGYQRSLSAEGILSLRPDILIGTEEMGPPPVISQVRSAKVQVELFSAQPDLPTLEKNVTHLGQLLGAESQAAQLLQGYQQQLDAQKTRVAEAQTKQKAPGVLLVLGHAGGKPLIAGKDTAADWLLQQAGGHNLATHTGYKPFSVESLASLDPEVLVFADRALTGEAAKAALFKENPILDSSRAARTGRVLELDPTLLVGGLGPRLPAALKTLSDGFYPTQSGQ; this is encoded by the coding sequence ATGCGCCTGACTACCCGCGTTGCCGTGCTGTGTGTCGGACTTTTGGTCAGCCACCAGGCTGCAGCGGCCGAGTTGCCGCAACGTTGGGTCAGCGCCGGCGGCGCGTTGTCGGAGTGGGTGAGTGCGCTGGGTGGTGAGTCCAGGTTAGTGGGCGTCGACACCACCAGCCAGCATCCGCAATCTCTCAAGTCGCTGCCGAGTATTGGTTACCAGCGCAGTCTGTCGGCCGAAGGCATTCTCAGCCTGCGCCCGGACATCCTGATCGGCACCGAGGAAATGGGCCCGCCGCCAGTGATCTCGCAGGTTCGCAGTGCCAAGGTGCAGGTGGAGTTGTTCTCGGCTCAGCCGGATCTGCCGACGCTGGAGAAAAACGTTACCCATCTGGGGCAGTTGTTGGGCGCCGAAAGCCAGGCCGCCCAGTTGTTGCAAGGTTATCAACAGCAACTCGATGCGCAAAAGACTCGTGTAGCTGAAGCCCAGACCAAGCAGAAAGCGCCGGGCGTGCTGTTGGTGCTCGGCCATGCCGGCGGCAAACCGCTGATCGCCGGCAAGGACACCGCCGCCGACTGGCTGCTGCAACAGGCGGGCGGGCATAACCTTGCGACCCACACCGGTTACAAGCCGTTTTCCGTCGAGTCCCTGGCCAGTCTCGATCCTGAAGTGCTGGTGTTCGCCGACCGTGCGCTGACCGGCGAGGCGGCAAAAGCGGCGCTGTTCAAGGAAAACCCGATCCTCGATTCCAGCCGTGCGGCCAGGACCGGACGGGTGCTGGAGCTGGACCCGACGCTGCTGGTAGGCGGGCTCGGGCCGCGTTTGCCGGCTGCACTGAAGACCCTGTCTGACGGTTTCTACCCGACCCAGAGCGGCCAATGA
- a CDS encoding FecCD family ABC transporter permease: MLAIWLSLALGPVSLPLFDTLRAALRLIGVPLAPDGLEQAELILGQIRLPRTLLGLAVGGVLALSGVAMQGLFRNPLADPGLVGVSSGAALGAAVAIVGGSFFGGLPEWFGPYLLSVCAFLGGLGVTALVYRLGRRNGQTNVATMLLAGIALTALASSAVGLFTYLADDATLRTLTFWNLGSLNGASYARLWPLLIITAGVALWLPRRAKALNALLLGESEAGHLGIDVERLKRELVFCTALGVGAAVAAAGMIGFVGLLVPHLVRLLAGPDHRVLLPASVLAGASLLLLADLVARLALAPAELPIGIVTAFIGAPFFLYLLLRGRA; encoded by the coding sequence CTGTTGGCGATCTGGCTGTCGCTGGCGTTGGGGCCGGTCAGTCTGCCGTTGTTCGATACCTTGCGCGCTGCACTGCGCCTGATCGGGGTGCCGCTGGCGCCGGACGGTCTGGAACAGGCTGAACTGATTCTCGGGCAGATTCGTCTGCCGCGTACATTGCTCGGATTGGCCGTTGGTGGAGTCCTGGCGCTGTCCGGGGTGGCGATGCAGGGGCTGTTTCGCAATCCGCTGGCCGATCCGGGGTTGGTCGGCGTCTCGAGCGGCGCGGCGTTGGGCGCTGCGGTGGCGATTGTCGGTGGTTCGTTTTTTGGCGGATTGCCGGAGTGGTTCGGGCCTTATCTGCTGTCGGTGTGTGCGTTTCTCGGTGGTCTGGGAGTTACAGCGCTGGTCTATCGACTAGGCCGACGTAACGGGCAGACAAATGTCGCGACCATGTTGCTGGCGGGCATTGCTCTGACGGCGCTGGCCAGCTCGGCGGTGGGGCTGTTTACCTATCTGGCCGACGACGCGACATTGCGCACGTTGACGTTCTGGAACCTGGGCAGCCTTAACGGCGCGAGCTATGCGCGGTTGTGGCCGCTGCTGATCATCACTGCCGGTGTTGCACTTTGGCTTCCACGTCGGGCGAAGGCGCTCAATGCGTTGCTGCTCGGCGAATCGGAAGCCGGGCATCTGGGGATCGATGTCGAGCGGCTCAAGCGCGAACTGGTGTTCTGCACGGCGCTGGGTGTCGGCGCGGCAGTGGCAGCGGCGGGGATGATCGGTTTTGTCGGATTGTTGGTGCCGCATCTGGTGCGCTTGCTCGCGGGGCCGGATCACCGGGTATTGCTGCCGGCATCGGTGCTGGCGGGGGCCAGTCTGTTGCTGTTGGCGGATCTGGTGGCGCGGCTGGCGCTGGCGCCGGCGGAACTGCCGATCGGCATTGTCACGGCGTTCATCGGTGCGCCGTTCTTCCTTTATCTGTTGCTGCGAGGGCGTGCCTGA
- the sfsA gene encoding DNA/RNA nuclease SfsA: protein MRFHPPLEEGRLIRRYKRFLADIETVGGELLTIHCPNTGSMLNCQVEGGQAWFSRSSDPKRKLPGTWEVGETPQGRLFCVNTGRANALVEEALQAGVISELNGFTGLKREVAYGQEKSRIDFRLDYPTGPAYVEVKSVTLGFDGTAVAAFPDAVTERGAKHLRELAHLARDGIRAVQLYCVNLTGIEAVRPAEEIDSAYAAALREAVACGVEVLAYGVRLSHEEMVVDRRLDVLLGG, encoded by the coding sequence ATGCGTTTTCATCCTCCTCTCGAAGAAGGCCGCTTGATCCGTCGTTACAAGCGTTTTCTCGCCGATATCGAAACCGTTGGCGGCGAGTTGCTGACCATTCATTGCCCGAACACCGGCTCGATGCTCAATTGTCAGGTTGAGGGCGGGCAGGCCTGGTTCAGCCGTTCCAGTGATCCGAAGCGCAAGCTGCCCGGCACCTGGGAAGTCGGTGAAACCCCGCAAGGCCGGCTGTTTTGCGTGAACACCGGACGCGCCAATGCACTGGTCGAAGAGGCCTTGCAGGCCGGCGTCATCAGTGAATTGAACGGGTTCACCGGGCTCAAGCGCGAAGTGGCGTACGGACAGGAAAAGAGCCGGATCGACTTTCGCCTCGACTACCCGACGGGCCCGGCGTATGTGGAAGTGAAAAGCGTCACCCTCGGGTTCGACGGTACGGCAGTAGCGGCGTTTCCCGATGCGGTGACAGAGCGCGGCGCCAAGCATTTGCGTGAACTGGCGCATCTGGCCCGGGACGGGATTCGTGCGGTGCAGTTGTACTGCGTCAATCTCACCGGTATCGAAGCAGTGCGACCGGCCGAGGAAATCGACTCGGCCTACGCCGCTGCGCTGCGCGAGGCTGTGGCGTGCGGGGTCGAAGTCCTGGCGTACGGCGTGCGTTTGAGCCATGAAGAAATGGTGGTCGACCGGCGACTGGACGTGCTGCTCGGCGGTTAA
- the gluQRS gene encoding tRNA glutamyl-Q(34) synthetase GluQRS has product MTANTSPAYIGRFAPTPSGHLHFGSLVAALASYLDARSVGGRWLVRMEDLDPPREEPGAQAAILKALESYGFEWDGEMVRQSDRHEAYAQVLDSLFNHGLAYACTCSRKQLEPYHGIYPGLCRNAGHGQEDAAIRLRVPELEYHFIDRVQGEYRQHLGRDVGDFVIRRRDGLYAYQLAVVLDDAWQGITDIVRGADLLDSTPRQLYLQELLGLRQPRYLHLPLITQPDGHKLGKSYRSPPLEADQATPLLLRALRALGQNPGPELAHASPQELLNWGSGHWDALKIPRTLTLSEAQLL; this is encoded by the coding sequence ATGACTGCCAACACCTCCCCCGCCTACATTGGCCGCTTTGCCCCGACCCCCAGCGGGCACCTGCATTTCGGTTCGCTGGTTGCCGCCCTGGCCTCTTATCTGGACGCACGCTCGGTGGGCGGCCGCTGGCTGGTGCGCATGGAAGACCTCGATCCGCCCCGCGAAGAGCCGGGCGCGCAAGCGGCGATTCTCAAGGCACTGGAAAGCTATGGCTTCGAATGGGACGGCGAAATGGTCCGCCAGAGCGATCGGCACGAGGCCTACGCTCAGGTGCTCGACAGCCTGTTCAATCACGGCCTGGCCTACGCCTGCACCTGTTCGCGCAAGCAACTGGAGCCGTACCACGGCATTTACCCGGGACTGTGCCGCAACGCCGGCCATGGTCAGGAAGACGCGGCGATTCGCCTGCGCGTGCCGGAGCTGGAATATCACTTCATCGACCGGGTGCAGGGCGAATACCGTCAGCATCTGGGCCGCGACGTGGGGGATTTCGTGATCCGCCGCCGCGACGGTCTTTACGCCTATCAACTGGCGGTGGTACTGGACGACGCCTGGCAGGGCATCACCGACATCGTGCGCGGTGCCGATCTGCTCGACTCCACACCGCGCCAGCTCTATCTGCAGGAATTGCTGGGCCTGCGCCAACCGCGCTATCTGCATCTGCCACTGATTACTCAGCCGGACGGCCACAAGCTCGGCAAGTCCTATCGCTCGCCACCGCTGGAAGCCGATCAGGCCACACCGCTGTTGCTGCGGGCCCTGCGTGCACTGGGGCAAAACCCTGGGCCCGAACTGGCCCACGCCTCGCCGCAGGAACTGTTGAACTGGGGCAGCGGCCACTGGGATGCCTTGAAAATCCCGCGCACACTGACCCTGTCCGAAGCGCAACTGCTGTGA